GATATTCGAAGTCGCCCGCGACCGCCACCGTGTCGCCCACTCGCAGGCTGCCACGGTCGTGCAGGCCCACGACGTCGCCGGCGACCACGTCCTCCGCGTGCGAGCGCTCGCGCGCCATGAACTCCTGTGGTTGGGCGAGGCGCAGCGTTTTTCCGGTCCTCGATACGACCGCGTCCACTCCGGCCTCGAAGCGGCCCGAGCAAACGCGAAGAAACGCGATACGGTCCCGGTGCTTGAGGTCCATGTTCGCTTGAACCTTGAACACGAAGCCCGAGAACGGTGTGGTGACGGGGTCGATCACGCCCTGGGTGCTCTCCCTGGGAACCGGCGACGGCGCGGCGGCGAGGAATCTATCGAGCAGCACGTCGATACCGAAGTTGGTCAGCGCGCTGCCGAAGAAGACCGGCGTCGCCTCCCCCGCGGCGACGGCGTCCGCGTCCGGTTGCTCGCCAGCCACGTCCAGCAACTCGATTTCCTCGCGGAACTCGGCGACCCCCTTCGAGCCGAGTTTCTGATCGAGCAGGTCGTCATCGAGCCCCACGACGACGGACTCGGGGCGCGACTGTCCGTGGTCCTCCGTGCTCGTGTACAAGATGACCCGGCCGTCCGCGCGGTCGTATACGCCGATCAGCCGACCGTCCTTTCGAACCGGCCAGGTCGCGGCGAAGGCACGGATGCCCAACTCCGTATGCACGTCGTCGATGATGCCGAGGGGGTCCTCACCGACTCGGTCGCACTTGTTCACGAGCGTGAAGATCGGGAGTCGGCGGCGTTGGCAGACGCTGAACAGCTTGCGCGTCTGGCTCTCCACGCCCTTCCGGTTGTCGAGAAGCATGATGGCGCTGTCGGCGGCGGTCAGCGCGCGGTACGTGTCCTCGGAGAAATCCTGGTGCCCGGGCGTGTCGAGCAGATTGATGCGGAAGCCCGCATAGTCGAAGTGCAGCACGCTCGCGGTGATCGAGATGCCGCGTTCCTGCTCCATGGCGAGCCAGTCCGACGTCGCGTAACGCGTGGCCCGCCGCGCTTTCACCGACCCTGCCAGGTGAATTGCGCCACTGAAGAGCAGCAGCTTCTCCGTTAGGGTCGTCTTCCCTGCATCGGGATGGCTGATGATGGCGAACGTGCGTCGCCTGCCGATCTCATGTTCGAGGGATGCCGTCGTGCTCAGCGAATCTCCACGTAGCGTGCCAGGCGCTCGAGCTCGTCGTCGTCGACGTACTTGCCGATCTCGCGCCGGAACTGCGCCATCGCCGCATAGGGGCGGTACTCGTCGAACTCGTGCCGCATGCGGTTGCCCACGCCCGGGATGCTCAGGATCGCCTCGTCCGAAGCGGTGTTCAGATCGATGCGCACGTAGACGTACTGTGCGAGGCGCGCGAGCTCGTCGTCGTCCACGTACTTGCCGATCTCACGGTGGAACTCGGCGAGGCCCACGTACGGACGGTACTCCTCGAACTCGTGCCGCATCCGCCCTCCGACTCCCGGGATGAGCAGGATCTCCTCGTCGCTCACGTCGTTCAGGTCGATCGGCACCCACAGCGCACGGTAGAGCGTCTCGAAGGCGTCCTCCGCCACGTGACCCGAGAGGACGCTGTGCAGATCGGACAGGCGCAGAAACGGGCGGTCTTCCATGATCGCCGCGACCGCGTCCGCGGGAAGCCCCTGTACCGCTCCGAGCTCGTCCTCGGACGCGAGGTTCGGGTTCACGAGGCCGAGGTTGTCGCCGACCTGGGCGCCCGCCGGCGCTGCGATCAAGAGCCCTACCGCCAGTGCTGTCACGCTTCTGATTGCGAGGCGCATGATCATCTCTCCTGCGTACGCGGTCAATCGGTCTCGGGACCGAGCGCCGAGAACGCCGGGTGCCGGAAACAAACTAACAGTCCTAGAAGCCCGAGTTGGGCCATCGTTCCGGGTGCGAGCGCGGGCATCGCACCCTTGAGCGATTCCATGAGCAGTTCCAGGCCCGCCATGGACGGGCGCATCTCCAACTCGAACTCGACATTCGATTTGAGGTGCAGGTAGAGGCCCAGCGCCGCTACGGGCAGATAAAGCAGCATGAGCACGCGGAGGGCGGTCACGAGCTTGCGTGTCGGGCGAAACGCGACGGAGGCGCCCACCAGGAAGCCGAGGCCGAGCAGCACGACCGGCGTCCACTGCAGAGGGTCCTCCATATGCTCGAGAAAGATGAGCTCGGTGGTGGTGCCGGCGCTGCCGAACAGCAGCAGGTACAGCGCGAGTCGTCGCCACAGCTCCACTTCCTGCCTGCCCGTCACCGGACGACCGCGCGGGTTCGGGCCACGATCAGCGCCGAAGCGGCCGCCATCGACTCGTAGTACCGGACGAAGCGGTCCGTCTCGAAGGAATCGTACTCGCTGAGGTTCTGCGCCCAACGGTACGCGATCGGTTGGAACCAGAGCTCGACGGTGACCGTGAACGGCCCCGCGTCCGGACTCACCTGCACGCGGTACCGGACCTCGTCGCCGCCGGCGGTGAACGAGGCGTCGGAGGTCGCCGCGCCGTGCACGCTGACCCGTCCGTCGGCGCGACTCGCGTCGAACCCAGCGGGCAGCAGGCGGTTGTCCTTCACCCAGCGCTCGGCGGACATGAGTCCGGTGGTGACGGCGCCGCGCTGATCCACCATCACGGCTTCGTACACCTGCACCTGAGTCGCCTCGCTGATCTCTTCGTAGTGCGGCTCGTAGCGGGAGCCGTCCTCGTCATGATCGTTGCCCACGATGCTTCCGTCCGGGGAGAAAGCCCCCGAATCGAAGACGCGGCGGCCGTCCCGGTCGTCGACCGTCAGGTGGAGCCAAGCGCGTCTCGAGGGATACGCGGTCGGGAACTTGTGCCCAGCCCGGTTCTGAACCGATACGTCGATCCGCAGCCGATCGCCCTCGAGGCTCGCGCTCTGGATCTCGACGCTCGCAGTTGAGCTGCGCAGATGCGCCTCGGTCCGGTCGGCTGCCAGCGCCATCTCCTGCGGCAACGCTGTTACCCCCAGTTCGTCCCGGTAGCGGTTCAGTAACCGCAGCATGAAGAAGTTGCCACCCTGGAAGACATGTCGGGACACGTCGGCGCGCGCGCGCCCGAGCACGTCCGTGACTGGAACGTCCTCTTGCACCGCAGGCATGTGGCAGTCCTGACAGCTCTCCCCCATCTCCCCCTCCGCCGCGTAGCTGCTCGCTCTCCATTCGAGGTAGGGGCCCTGTTCTGGAAACTCGGGACCCTCGCCGCCGTCGTCGCGCACCGAATGTGTGAAGAGCGTGTGGCAGCTCGCGCACAGCTCCGACGTCTGCACGTGCAGGCCTTCGGTGGGACGAAAGCCGGTCGCCGAGTGCATGATGCCGGCCCCTCCCTCGTCCGGCTCGAAGGGGCCGAACACGCTCCGCCCCTCCTCCGGAACATGCTCTGAGATCGTGAAGCCACCCGTGAAGCTCGACTCTTCACCGAGGCCGTCGGGCTGCACCTGGTGGCACACGGCACAAGAGACGCCATCGACCGCGAGTGCTTTTTCCGTTTCGGTCCCGTCACCGCCGGGCAGGTTCGCGAAGACCGAGCCCGTCCGCCCGTCGGCCTGTGCCGTGACATTCGCCATCGGCATGTGGCAGCGGCTGCAGTTGTCCTCGATAGCCGCGGCCGCTTCCGGGTGATCGATCAATTCCCGCCGCACCGCCGCCTGCCAGTATGGATCGCGTGCGCTGTTCGCCATCATCGACGCCCGCCAATCGTATGCGATCGAGACGTCGAGTCCGGCCGAGGTCGTGACCCCCTTGTGACACGCGATGCACCGGTCGGAGGTGCGAAAGAGATCGCCATTAGGGTCGAGGGGGAGCCACGCCGGCGGCGGCGTGGTCGGAGTCGCGGCGATCACGACGATGCCCAACGCCAGCGGAATCAGCAGGGCGCGCTCGCTCACCACTTCACCACCCCTCGAAGAAGCCGCCGTCGAACCAGTCGAGCAGCAGGTAGACGAGCAGCCGCACCGAGCGCCCGCTCCTATGCGTCGCAGGCACGAGCAGCCCGATGTTGGCGAGCACGTGCTGGCGAGTGTTGAGCGACAGCTGCAGCTGCGGGATCAGGTCGAGGCGGGTCGGCGCGCCTTCCTCGAGATCGCGCTTGACCTGCGCCTCGATCATGGGCGTCCAGCTTCGGCCCCACGCGCCTTCGGTGAATGTGCGCCCGAACGAGACTCTTCCGAAGACCTCGTTCGCGGCGCCGCCGTAGAGCGGCACCTCGGCGCCCGCCTGCGCCTGGATGAAGGCGTCGGCGGGAAGGATCTGGCCGAAAGAGCCGAAGGCCTCGATCGCCGCTCCGTCGGCACCCAGCCCCTTTGACTCCGCGCCGGTCGGCAGGATCACCTCACCGCCGAGCGAGAAGATCGTGCCCGACACGAGGCTGTGGTGCAGCGCGTGCTTCACGCCGAGCGCGACGTCGCCCAAGCCACTGACCCATTCGTCGGAAGCCCCACCCGGTCCTGGCACTGAGCGCCAGCCGAACGGAATCTTGACTTCGATCTGGCTGCGGGGCCCGAAGCGGCGCTCATAGACGAACGCGCTTCCCAGGGAACCGTCGCCTTCCAGGTCCACTCCGGCCTCCACGACCCACTCGTCCTCCGGGTACGCCTTCTCGGTGACGAGGCCACGGGGCAGGTTGAGCTCGCCGCGCGGCCAATTGGGGTCGGTGCACTGGGTGCGGATGTGGTCGATGACCAGTTGGAGCTGGTCCGGAGTGAGGGCTCCACGGAACGCGGGCATCATCTCGCTGAAGCCGCGCACAGGCCCGCCTTCGTGTGCGACCGCGACCCAGTCGCCGTCCGGTTCGCGCGCCGCGAAATCGCAGTCCGTGAAGTCCGGCACAGCCTCTTCGAAGCCCAGCAGCGACCGGTCCAGCCCGCTGCCGTCCGCGCCATGGCACGCCGCGCACGATGCGACGTACAGCTCCTCACCGGTCAGCTGGCTCAGGTCGTCGGGGACCTGCGCGCACAGGGCGCCCGCGCCGACCACGATTGCGCCAGCGGTTGAAACGCAGCTCCATCGCATGCGCCATCGCTCCTTTGGCTGTAGGCCTCGATCCGTCGCGGCGGTCGTCGACGCGGCCCGGCTAGGACCTCCGGCGCAGGACCGTCACCCGGGTCTCTCCCTCGAAGTCGTACGACTTCCCCTTGATCGGGACATCGTGGTCCTTGGCGTGTTCGATCGCCAGTAGCGCTGCGAAGGGGACCTGCCGCCAGCGCTCGATCACGAGATCGAGTTTCCTCGATCCGTAGGGTGGATCCGCGAAACACACGTCGTATGCACCGGCCTCGAGCTTCGCTACGAACGCAATCGCGTCCCGCTTGTAGACCCGACACTTCTTCGTGACCCGTAACGCGGCGACGTTCGCCTTGAGCGAGTGGAGAGCACCGGCTCCGTTCTCGACGAAGTCGACGTGGCGCGCCCCGCGGGAGAGCGCTTCCAGCCCGATCGCCCCAGAGCCCGCGAACAGATCCAAGACTCGTGCTCCGGTGAGATCCGCCTCGAGGAGATCGAGCCACCGGTCACGAACGCCTTCCGGCGTGGGGCGCACGTTTCTGCCGGGCGAGGTCAGATGTCGGCCCGCGAACTTCCCGCTGACGATTCGCATCGCGAAATATCGCGAAACGCCCCGGCCGGGAGCATCCCTGGCCGGGGCGATGCGCGCGATCCGGGATCGCGCTTGCGTTCGTCGTGCTAGAACTCGTACTGCAGCTTGAGCATACCGATGCGGCCGATCTCAGGCGCACCGATAAACTCCTGGTGCAGGTTCCCGAACGCGTTGTTCAGCGTGAGCGACACGATGAAGCCCGAATAGCCTGGAACGTGGTAGCCCATGTTCAAGTCGAGTACTTGGTAGCTCTCTACCTGACCCACGTAGACGCCGGAGTTCATCGGGAAGCCGTCGCTGAACCGCATCCGACCGCCGATGAAGGCACCCACGACCTTGTTGTCGTACATGAGGCCGATCGATCCCTTGTTGGACGGCGCGTTCAGCGCGATGTCTCGACTGCTGCCGCAGGTGCCGTCCCCGTCGAAGTCGAAACACTCCTTGCTCACGTGCGAGTAGGATCCGGTGAGTGTGGTGCGTGACGAAGCGTGCCACTCGAAGCCGACGTCGGCCCCGACGAAGTCAACGTCACCGAAGTTGCGGTACGTCAGAATCAGGTCGGAGTTGGTTCGTTGGTCGGGTGCCACCGTTCCGAGCGGAACGATCGCCGCCCCGGCCGCGATCTCTGCGGCGATCTGACTCGCGAATGCCAGCGGAATGCCGACGCCCGTGAGGCGCCCGACAAGGAAGGACGCGACCGAGGCGCCATCCAGGAACACGCTCGGCGTTTCGACCCTCAAAGGTCCGATGAAGTTATTGATCTTCGTATAGTAGCCGGAGGCTGCAATACGGAGCCGGCCGCCGATGAGGCCGTTGTAGCCTACCTCGTATGTATTGGTAATCGTCGGCTTGAGTCGCGCCACCGGCGACGCGCCTGGATCCGGCAGGAAGGGAATCGACGGATTCTCTGAGTTGAACCGCAGCAAAACCGAGCTGAGGTCGCCGGGCCCGGGGTTGCCCACGATCGCCGCGAACGACTCCGGCGTCAGACCGAGCAGCGGCAACGTCGCCAGCAGCGTGGCATTAGTCAGGGCGAGAGGAACGAGCACGGCGTCCCAGAGAGCCGCACCAGTGGCCGGGAGCTGCACGCCGGGCGCGAACGGTGAGTACATGCAGTAGTTGTTCACACCACCCGCGCAGGTGTTGTTGAACGTAAAGCCCGACTTGGGCACGCCCTGCGTGCGCACGTCGTAGCCGACGGTCGGCGTGAGCGGTATCCGACCCGCCACGAGGTCCAAGAACAGGTTGTTCGTGGTCGGCGTACCGAAAGCGCGATTGTAAGTCGTGCGCAGGCTGTGCCCGTCCGCTGGACTGAAGACCAGTGCGGCACGCGGTGAGAAGACCGGGTCCTCGAGGTGCTCGTGATCGTCCACGCGTAGCGCGGCCACGAAGTTCAATCGGTCGCTGAGCCGCGTGGTGGTGTGGAGATAAGCACCCATCTCGGTAGTCTGGTCACTATCCTCGTTGATGCCTGTGATCGTGCCCTTCGTGTCCGGGTTCGTCTTTGTGTAGTCGTAGCCCACGACCGCGTCGATGCGACTGGTCAGCGTCAGGTTGTACTGGAGTTGCGCGGCCAGGACGGTGGACTCGTCCACGATCCGCTGGCCCGTCCGTAGCAGGTAGGTGTCACCCGAGTCGCTGCCGTTGAAGAAGAGCTGAGCGAAGAGAGCGCCCCTTCGCATCTGGGCCTGGAAGAACTGGTACTTCCAGTTTTTGACCTGGCCCGCTCCAATACCGGTCAACTCGACCGAGCTGATGAGCTCGTTGAGGCCGTAAGTGAGGATGATCTCGTCGTCCTCGTTGTCCCAGGGTCGGAAGTCCGCCCGGGCCTCGATGCTGTACCGCTCGGCGTTGTAATCCCGGTTCCCGATGAGTGGATCGCCCGGGTTGTTGGCTGCCGCTGCCCCTTCTACTGGATCGTTGTAGGTGAAGTCGTCACCACGGAAGTATTGCCCGGAGATCTTGAAGCCGACATTCCGGTCCTCGTTCGCCCACGACTGTCGGAAAACACCCTGGACGAGCCTGCGGCTGCCGCCGGCCACGCTGAAGGAGGTTCCCGGGTTATCGATCGGGGACTTCGTGATGATATGCATGACGCCATTGGCGGAGTTCGGCCCGTACAGCGCGGCCGCCGGGCCGAGCACGACCTCCACGCGCTCCACGTCGAGCGGTGTCGCCGCGACCATGTTGTACGCGTTGAGGTTGATCGACGGCACCCTGGCGTATCGGTTGTCCGTCAGGACCAGCAACGCGCCCGAGAACACGTTGTTGAAGCCGCGCACCACGGTGTTGCTCTGGAAGATGCCTGTCTGGATCGCGTCCACCCCCGGCTCACCCCTGATGTAGTCGACCACCGTCGTCGCGCCCAGCCTCTCGATCGTCTCGGCGTCCACGGTGATGACATGGGCAGGCGCAAGGTCCGTGCGCTGCTCGCGTCCGCGACTCACCGTGACGTTGACGCCACGCAACACGACCGCGGTCGACGTCAGTTCGACCGTGATGGACTCGCCCGCCTGCACGCCCCCGATCGACCGCGTCTCGAAGCCGATGAACTGGACGACGATGGAGTGTCGTCCGCTCGGCACGGCGACGCTGAAGTTGCCTCGGGCGTCGGTCAGAGAGCCACTGGTGCCTCCGACCACCGACACTTGCGCTCCTACGATCGGCTGGCCGTTCGCGGCGTCGACCACCTGCCCGGAGATGGCCTGCTGCGCTGCGGCCGGCACGGCGAACGCCAAGAACGCCACAAGCGAAAATCCGAAGAAACCGGTCACTCTTGAGCACGCCATGCGACTAACTCCTTCATATCGGAAATGCGACAGAGGAGGGTTTAGGGCGAAACTACACCCGTTTCCCGGGAGGCGCCAAAGGATTCGTTACGTACGCACAGTGGCGTTGTGACGTATGTGGTTTGGTTGATACGTCCTCGGCTGGAGCGTTGCCGGATGCTGGAAGCTGCGGTGGGCTCGCCCGGAGGTCGTTCATAACTACCTTATGCATCGACCTTTCCTGGAAGCGGGTGTATGCGGTCGTCGGACCGTGTCGCCCGTAGACACCCTCCCACGATGAGTTCTTCCTCCTCACCTCGCGCACCGCTTCTGCTCGCGCACTCGTACTACCTCGTGTACGACGAGAAGCAGACGCGGAAGATGAAGCCGTACGCCCCGCTGGGTACGCTCGTCACGGCGGCGTTGGTCAGGGAGCGCGGCTACGAAGTGGAGCTCTTCGACTCGATGCTGGCCCCGGGGGTCGAGGCCTTCGAGCGGATGCTCGATGACGTCCGTCCTGACCTCGTGGGCATCCTCGAGGACAACTTCAACTTCCTCACCAAGATGTGCACGCTCCGCATGCGACGGGCCGCCCTGGAGATGATCGAGGCTGCCAAACAGCGCGGCTGCCGAGTGGTCGTAAACGGATCGGACGCTACCGACCGTCCCTTGGTGTATCTCGCGGCCGGAGCGGACGCCGTGATCCTGGGCGAGGTGGAAGAGACCTTCTGCGACGTCGTCGATGTCCTCACGGCTGACCCCGGGGCGGATCTAGGAGCAGTTCCGGGGCTCGCGTTGCCCGGTCCGGGATCGTCAGACACGGGCGCGAACGGCTCGCCGGACAGCGTTCGCCGGACGGCTCTCCGAACACGCATCTCCGACCTGGACGCGCTCCCGTTCCCGGCCTGGGACCTCGTCGACGTAGAGCAGTACCGGGCGGCTTGGACGCGTACCCACGGGAGGCTCTCCTGGAACATGGCTACGTCCCGGGGCTGCCCGTACGGATGCAACTGGTGCGCGAAGCCGGTCTTCGGCCGGCAGTACGCACAGCGCAGCCCGGCGAATGTGGCGGAGGAGCTGAGGCTCCTCCGTGAACACGTCCGGCCCGACCACGTATGGTTCGCCGACGACATCTTCGGACTCACCGCGGGCTGGATCGAGGACTTCGCCGACGAGGTGACGAAGCGGGGGACCCGCACGCCGTTCTCGATTCAGTCTCGCGTCAACCTGATGAAGCCCCGGAGCGTTGCGGCACTCGATGAGTCCGGGGCCGAAGAGGTCTGGCTCGGCGTCGAGTCAGGCTCGCAACAGGTGCTCGACGCGATGGACAAGGGCACTCAAATCGAGCAGATCCGCGAGGCGACCCGGACTTTGAAGGCGCAGGGCATCCGGGCCTGCTGGTTCATCCAGCTCGGCTACCTCGGGGAGCACAAGGAGGACATCCTTCGCACTCGCGACCTGATCCTCGAGGAGCGGCCCGACGAGATCGGGGTGTCCGTCTCGTACCCGTTGCCAGGAACACCCTTCTACGAAGCGGTACGCTCGCAGGTCGGCACCAAGCGCAACTGGGAGCACACCGACGACCTGGACATGCTTTTCCACGGCACTTATACGGCCGACTTCTACCGCATGTTGCGAGACATCCTCCACGAGGAGGTGGACGCGTACAACGGCGGCGGCGCGACCCTATCCGCGGAGTGGGATGAGCTCTGGGCGCGGGAGGCCGAGTTCCGTAACCTGGTCGCGGTCCATGATTAGCTCGACTCGCGTCCCCGCGGCGGTCGCGGCGTTCGACGCGTCTGCCGACGTGTTCGACGGGCGCTTCGGCACCTGGGCCAGCGTCGCCGCTCAGCGTCGCGCGGTACGCCGGCACCTCGTGGGGGCGTTTCCACCCGGCGCACGCGTGCTCGAGCTGGGGGGCGGGACTGGCGAAGACGCGATCTTCTTGGCGCTCAAGGGCCGCGACGTGCTCCTCACCGACGGATCCGAGCGCATGCTGCACAGGGCCACGGAAAAGGCGGTCGCCCAGGGGTGCGCCGACCGCGTCGACACAGCCGTGCTCGTGCTGGAGGAGATCGAGGAGTTCGCGGCCGAGTGGCGGTCCCGTGGCGGCGAGTTGTTCGACGGAGCGTACTCGAACTTCGCCGCGTTGAACTGCGTAGCCGACCTCCGAGCCGTGGCTCGGGGGCTCGCGGCTCTGCTCCGTCCTGGCGCCCCCGCGCTGCTCGTGCTCTTCGGGCAGTTCCCTCCGGGGGAGGTGGTCGTCCAGCTTGCGCGGGGCGACCCGCGAACCGCGGTGCGCCGGCTGGCGCGCGCTCCGGTTCCCGCACGCCTCGGCGGTGTGGACTTCACGGTACATTACCCGAGTCCCCGGAAGGTCGCCGGGGCCTTCGCCCCGGAGTTCCGCCGGGTGCGTACCCGCGGCGTCGGGATCTTCGTGCCGCCCAGCGCCGCCGAGCCTGCGATCTCGGCACACCCGCGCCTGCTCCGCGCGCTCGAGGCGCTCGACCGGATCGCCGAAGCTCCGCTCGCGCTCCTCGGTGACCACGTACTCGTCCACCTGGAGCGGACTGCGTCACACGTCGTCCCCGGGGAGGGCACGCTGACTCCCGCGCCGCCGGCCCGTGTTTCGGCGGAGGCGCTCCGCCGGTTTCGCACCGCGTACGCCGAGCATCGGGCCTCGGAAGGCCGAGGCCGGGGCGGCGAGGACGAGGTGCGCGCGCTTCCCTATGTGCGCAGCGGCCCGACCGCGTCGCAGTGGCGAGTGCGCGCGAGGTCATTCGAGCGCTTCATCTCGATGGTCCTCGACCCGCTGGCGCGCGAGCTCGGGCCGCGGCCGCTCCACCTGCTGGACCTGGGCGCTGGTAACGCGTGGCTCAGCTGCCGGGTGCGCGCCCTGGGACACCGTGCGACCGCGGTGGACCTCCGCGTCGACGACGTCGACGGGCTGGGTGTGTTGGCGGGCGGCGCCTCCGGACCCGCAGCCCCTCCGGACCGTGTCGCGGGATCGTTCGAAGCCTTACCGATCGCGGATGACGCCGCCGACATCGCGGTGTTCAACGCCGCGATCCACTACGCGCTCGACCTGGAGCGGGCGCTCGCCGAGGCGTGCCGCGTCGTCCGAGCCGGCGGGCGCATTGTCGTGATCGACTCCCCCTTCTACGACTCCGCGGCCCACGGGGAGGCGATGGTGGCCGAAAAGCAGGCGCAGGCCGAAGCCCAGTTCGGCTTGCTCGCGCCGGACCTGCTCGCGCTGCCCTTCATCGAGTTCCTCACGGCGGACCGGTTGGCCCGAGCCTCCGAACCGTTCGGGCTCGCCTGGCGCCGCCGCCGCGTACGTTATCCGCTTGCTTACGAGCTGCGTCCGCTGCTTGCTCGGCTTCGCGGCCGGCGAGCCCCGTCCCGCTTCGACGTGTGGGAGGCCAAGGTCCCGTGATCGTCTTTGTGAACCCACGCTCTACACGCCCCCGGAACCGCCGGTTTCCGCTCTCGCTGATGTCGGTCGCAGCCGTGTTGCCAGAGGACGTGTCGTGGGAGATCGTCGACGGCAACCGGCCGGGTGTGGATCCGCTGGCCGAGGTCTCGGCCCGGATCGACGCGGCGAGAGGGAGCCGCGATCCAGTACGGGCCGTGGCCATGACCGTCATGCCGGGTCCACAGCTCGTGAGCGCGGTGCCGATCGCGAAAGGGTTGAAAGCCCGCCATCCTGACGTTCCGATCGTGTGGGGGGGCTACTTCCCGAGCCTCTACCCGAAGCCGGTCCTCAACGCGGACTACATCGACTTTGTCGTGCGTGGCCAGGGGGAGACGACGTTTCTCGAGCTGCTCGACGTACTCGAGGGACACCGGGACCCGGCGACGGTGGCTGGGCTCGCGTTCCGGGATGGAGGCGAGCACCGGATCGGACCGGAACGCCCCTGGGTCGGCCCCGAGGAACTCCCGCCGCCCCCGTACCACCGCATTCCCGTCGACGACTACCTCCACCCGACGTCCCTGGGCCGCCGCTCCGGCGTCTATCAGGCTTCGATCGGCTGTCCGTACGGGTGCAAGTTCTGCGGCGTGATCTCGGTGTACGGGAGCCGTGAAAAGATAGAGGCACCCGAGCGCACGGCGAAGCACGTCGCGTTCCTGGCCCGCGAGCACGGCATGGACAGCCTACACTTCTACGACAACAACTTCTTCGTTCGGGAGGACCATGCGCTGGAGCTGAGCGAGCGCATTACGCCCTTGGGGCTTTCGTGGTGGTGCGAGTCACGCATCGACGCGCTTCTCCGTTTCTCCGAGCCCACCTGGAGGGCGATCCGGGCATCGGGCTTGAGGATGGTG
This genomic interval from Gemmatimonadota bacterium contains the following:
- a CDS encoding B12-binding domain-containing radical SAM protein, with the translated sequence MIVFVNPRSTRPRNRRFPLSLMSVAAVLPEDVSWEIVDGNRPGVDPLAEVSARIDAARGSRDPVRAVAMTVMPGPQLVSAVPIAKGLKARHPDVPIVWGGYFPSLYPKPVLNADYIDFVVRGQGETTFLELLDVLEGHRDPATVAGLAFRDGGEHRIGPERPWVGPEELPPPPYHRIPVDDYLHPTSLGRRSGVYQASIGCPYGCKFCGVISVYGSREKIEAPERTAKHVAFLAREHGMDSLHFYDNNFFVREDHALELSERITPLGLSWWCESRIDALLRFSEPTWRAIRASGLRMVFLGAESGSDEVLRRMNKNLTTEQTLEIAARTREHGIIPEFSFVFGGPEDPEAEIESTLAFVRKLKAVNPDMELITYFYTPTPQRRGTYGDVDPLAGTPLDLEVWTEPEWVGWMTHENPDVPWLTRRLKARVEDFEVVLKSRFPSLHDKRTRDWGRSLARFLARPRWEAADYENPWLLRAVRRWARTTDDREAYGHLRPAGTAAARGVVGSRE